The proteins below come from a single Pristiophorus japonicus isolate sPriJap1 chromosome 18, sPriJap1.hap1, whole genome shotgun sequence genomic window:
- the LOC139228790 gene encoding proproteinase E-like, which yields MEALLILLLVASANACGNPSYPSYTRVVNGIDARPYSWPWQISLEVDRGSYYSHTCGGSLIDSDWVVTAGHCIHSGRSYRVVLGEYDRSVEDSSVETIAAAKIFVHPQWNPSCLSCGNDIALIKLSKPANLNDKVKPACIPSSGDIFENNYPCYVTGWGRLYTGGPLATKLQQALLPVVDHQTCMQSDWWGYIVKTTMVCAGGYEVSGCNGDSGGPLNCRGADGLWYVYGVVSFGSSQGCNTLKKPTVFTRVSAFNSWIDSTMASN from the exons CCAATGCCTGTGGAAACCCCAGCTATCCGTCATACACAAGGGTGGTCAATGGAATAGATGCAAGGCCATACAGTTGGCCTTGGCAG ATTTCCTTGGAAGTGGACAGAGGGTCGTATTATTCCCACACCTGTGGAGGAAGCCTCATTGACAGTGACTGGGTAGTGACGGCGGGACACTGCATCCA CTCGGGCCGGTCCTACCGTGTGGTGCTCGGGGAGTATGACAGGAGTGTGGAAGACAGTTCTGTAGAGACTATAGCTGCTGCCAAGATCTTCGTTCACCCTCAGTGGAACCCTAGTTGCCTGTCCTGTGG GAATGACATTGCTTTGATTAAGCTTTCCAAACCTGCAAACTTGAATGACAAGGTCAAGCCTGCCTGTATTCCTTCATCTGGTGACATCTTTGAGAATAACTATCCCTGTTACGTGACTGGATGGGGACGACTGTACA CTGGTGGGCCACTCGCAACGAAACTGCAACAGGCTCTTCTGCCAGTCGTTGACCATCAGACATGCATGCAAAGTGACTGGTGGGGTTACATTGTGAAGACCACCATGGTTTGCGCTGGAGGGTATGAGGTATCTGGATGTAAT GGAGACTCTGGTGGTCCTTTGAACTGCCGAGGTGCTGATGGGTTGTGGTATGTTTATGGTGTTGTCAGCTTTGGGTCAAGTCAGGGCTGCAATACTCTAAAGAAACCCACTGTCTTCACCCGGGTATCCGCCTTCAACTCCTGGATAGATTCG ACAATGGCCAGCAATTGA